DNA sequence from the Macadamia integrifolia cultivar HAES 741 unplaced genomic scaffold, SCU_Mint_v3 scaffold1875, whole genome shotgun sequence genome:
CTTATATGCAAAAGAGGATGCAATTGAGGGTCAAGTTCAGAAGTTTAGGGTGGGCCCTTTTAAGATCTCAATTGAGCATAGGTGCATGGTGGTATACAACGCAACACCAGAAAAGATACAATGTGATGGTAGATGCTTTGAGTTCATAGGGATACTATGCAAGCATGCATTGAAGTCCTACAGATTGTAGACAGTGACATTATCCCAAGAAAATACATTTTATTTAGGTGGACGAAGCAAGCTAACTCTGGGTTGACATTTGAAAGTCAGGGTGCACAATTTCCAAGAGCATCGTCCGTTGATGCACAATGCAAGTACAATTTCTATCCTTCACCCAACTAAAGTGCAAGCTGGCCAAAGCctaatcaaaatttattttacttttgggTTGAACCAAGTTACCTTGATCCACTGCCATTTAGCTGAAGCAGAAATTCAATCTTGGCTCTCGTCAAGCTTGTTGATCCGGATGTTCACTtatctttaacaaaaaaaaaccaaaccacaACATTGTAGCCCAAAATCAGAATGAGGTTGAACCATTTAACAATACTTTCAGATTCATTCATCAAGACCAATGCATtatctaataacaataaaatcaatGCATCACTTTACATGCATAGTCATTAATTAGGGTTTCTATAAAATTTTGGAGATTGGATCCCCTGCACATTATTTCACCTAGACATACATATGAGGCAGATCTAAACTCTAATGGATAGTCTTACCTTAAAAGGCCTGTCCTTTAGAATTTTGATCTACCTCATATGTATGTCTGGGTGAAAGTACGTGCAGGGGATCCAAATTCTACCCTCTTATTTAGGCCAATGTGCAACCACTTTGTCGTCACTGGGTTTTAATTTGTCGACAACGTGAACCCCATCAAATTTTACAATAGCCATGCAATTCCTACAAGTATCTCTTGCTGCAAAATAAACGTCTGCATGAGTAGCTACAAATACACCATTCCTATTATACCAGAAATCACAATAGTAGAGAGTGTCAGTAAAAATAGTATCACAGAAGTCCCATGTGAATTCCTGGTTGTAATAAAGTGCCTTCTCTCCGAAATCATCGTTCTTTGATTGACACGACAAATGCAATCTCTTTCCTGGAGCCAACATGTTCTTCACTCTTACATGCTTATGAGTAGTCGTGAAGCACCCAGAAACTGAAAATGATGAGTACTCCATGAACACAGCAAGAATGATCAAAACAGGAATGACACTAGTAAAACCACCCATTGTGTTCTTTGTTCTTGCAGTGTTGTTCTTGTTGTGTTGTTTGTGAGGTTTAAATAGAGTAGTTTTTGATCCATTTCTGTTAGGATCCAAAGTCTGAGCTTATGTTTTTCTCTACCATCCATTTTAGAGGTAGAGAATGCATGGTGTGGTTAATTTGTTGGTCATCAAAGCAGATTACGGTTTTTATCATGGTTTGGCTGCAACAACCATTTACTATACTTGGATATTAAGGATTAGATGTGTGAACAGAGCTAGAGCTAGCTTATATTACTTACTATACGTGAGTTCAACAGAAAGACATTGAGTCTGTAGAGACGCGGACTTGAAATATAAAAAGTAACCATTTGCTCCTATAATGTTCAACGATAGCATGTTGGGGTAGGGAACACAACGTGTAAGGACATTTAATATGCAGTTGGGTTTGGAAGTAAGTAGGAGGTTGGCTTATGTTAGAGCAATGCTTAAATTGCCCTTCCAAAGTTGCTGCGAACTACCAAATGATCATGTGCCTGCACCCATCCTTATCCAACATTTGTTACCATTCAAGTCTAAATGATCAAGTGCTTGGACCCTTCCATACCCAACGTTTGTTACCATTCAAGTCTAAGCTGCATGGCGAATAAATAAATGGGTAGTCCCGAAACGTGGTCAAAAGACGATCATGAAGCATGTTATGAAAATTAGGTGGTTTATGAGGCTGGTATGGGGAGGAATGGAAGCATAACATAAGTGTAGATCAATACTTATTTTTCCATTGTTGTGAAACATAGGGAAAATACCCAAATTTACATAACTTAATACACCTACAATTCGTTGATGTCCATCCATATAATAGAAAATCTATGTAAATATGATACCAAAACCtttatcaaataataataaagtgcaGAGATGAAAATGTTCCAACCCAATCAATAACAACTCATGAAAATGTAAATAGGATACAGTCCTCGGGAGAAGTAAATGGCAAATACTAAGCTAACAGTCATAAACTAAAGGAAGCCCAAATCCGATGTGTCCGACAAGTAAGAGGGTCAGGGAAAACATGTTCTATGTTCTCCTACTCACAGAGACAAAGATCATAGTTAGAATCTAAGTCAACCCAAATACGCAAGTAGGATCCCTTGCAGAGCCATTCTCTAAAAAAGAGTGTTATATTTCGGATGAAAGGTGTTTTTCAGAAAGAATCGCCACCATTGATAGCAATGACATAAGCATGCACACTTGTTATAACATTCATTAGAGAGCGGATCATCTGCTCGTACGAGCAGATTTTTTAAACAGGTCTTACGCTAAATAGGTGCCATGTGTCCAACCTTAGTAGGAGGTAGCCATTTcgttaatttatttttttaaatcttattttatttcccaatttttgaggaatttaaaactatttagattttattaatcatttttatctcctctatttGTGGAGAGTTTCATATCTCTCTCGCTCGCATGACTGAAAACCCATGGCTACAATAATTGAAGAAAAgcggggggagagagagagagagagatgatactCACCACtccatttgaaatttctagagataaaataaaaataaaaaatataactaATAAAAATCGATAATTGTTTATCTTAAGAGATTGCTTTTCTAATGTTGAATTCCAATTAAAGTGGGAACAAATGAGGGGCAATCACGAACCCAGATGAGAAGATGAGTCCGATTACTATAAAATTGCTTGTAATGATTTTTAGCCACACATGATTAACAAAGTGATGGTTGGTGATATATATAAAGAATCGATATTCACGATCTAAAACTCCCCACAAATAGAGGAGATGAAAACGATTAATAATATCtgaataattttaaattcttcaaaaataggaaaaacataaaaagatttaaaattttgaataaataaattaacgGAAAGTTACCTCCGTAAAAAGGTTGGACACATGGCACCTATTTAGCGTAGGACCAGTTTAACACATCTACTCGTACGAGCAGATCATCTGCTCTCCATTCATTACAAGTGGTTAGTAAAATTTTCCTGAATAATAGGAGCGGCAAGAGATTTTTGGGCAATCCCTTGTTTGGAAAGATTACAACACCCTCATGCTTCCTCATGAGAAAACGCAAACGACAGGGGTATTTTCCTTCACCTTGAATTGCTCCACTAGATGCTGTAGTGTCTCATTCGGATTTCGAGACTCACGGATGAGATCATCCAGCACATTGATCGAATCATCCTCAGTACAAGGGGATCTCAGATGCTTCCTCAGGCAAGCATGGGCAGGGTCCACACTTTCTGTATACCCAAACGGCGAGGGAATCTGGTTGAAGAATCGAAGGAAGTATTGGATAGATACTTGTTTTGCCTAGAAATGGACATTTGGAAGTTCAGGCCCATGCCCAGTTGTGGGAGGAGTAATAGCAATAGTGGTAATGGGAGATGGCACACCCGAAGGTTCACACATAACTGGTTCAACAACCCGTCTTCGAGGATCAGAGGATAGGTTTTGATCTGTTGGTGGAAATGTGTCATTCATAGGGAATGATAGAGTTTGGACTTGGGTTGATGTGAAGATCTGAGGCTCCAACAATGATAAAACAGGGAAACGGAAATTCTTTTTGTTCCGGAATGGACATAGCTCCAAAATCTGATAATGAGAAGGAGTTCATGGGACGCTTTGGATCCAATGAGAACGGAAGTTGTGACCAGATTGGGTCGATGAATCCAAGTGGGGTAGAGAAAGGACCACCATCCCCTATGGTGGACTCAAAAGGCATCATCATATTGTCACCCAAGTTAGAGGTCCCCGGAGCACCAGCCCACTCAGGAACTGGAATCGGTGACAATGGCATATTACTGCCACTCATCGGTGTAACCAGCTTTCCCGGAGTGACTGGAACATCCTCAACAACAAATGGGTGAACAAGACAGCCATTGAGTACCATTTTGGGGGGTTGATCTATGTTAACAAACATGGGTTTGGTGCTGCAATCTACGAACGACAAGGACGATTTTTTGGTCTTGGAAGCGTTGATTTCGAATTTATAGTTTGCGGACAAATGGGTAATCCGACCACACAACTCACATAAATGTTTGAGTTCGAACATAAACTTCAAAGGGGAAGATCCACCTTGAGGGATAGGTATTTTTGAGGTTAAAGGTACAACCCTATTTTCTTCATGCATAACTTAACACGGGATGTGCCGTGCGGAAGCACCAAGTCTAGGTTGGTGGCAGTGAACTCCAAATTTTTTTCAATGCAAGATACGGCGTTTCGGAGGTTGGGAACTGAAAACGCCTCATCAAGTATGTGCAACCCTtgcataagggtgtcaatcggtcgggcctgGCCGGTCTTGGTTGGGCCTAACAAGGCTTGgcggtgtgaaatccttgcaccgtgaacatTCGTTTACTTAGACGGGCCTgggtttggggggcatggtacggtttgtaaTTAGGCCGATTGGTATCGGGCTTtgatcgggctaccttaaatgggccttaaaaGGTCTTTAAATGGGTTATAGGCCTATTCaattctaaacgggctctaaatggGCCTAccttaaaatcattttttatgcgGATTAAACTACTGactttacaatttaagcattttaCGTAGAATTCAAGAAGATAAGATTCTTAGAAaaggtatttacaatttaaccattactcatattttgtagtattagtggtagactaggtatttacaatttaaacattttTCTAAAGGGGATCGGGTCTGTCGGGCTAAGTGAGTCGGTTCTAACAGGATACTTAAGTGAGTCAGGCCACTCGGGTACCTGATGGGCTACTACTCTGGACCATAaacgcccgtttaataaatgggctGGGcttaagcccgacacgtttattaaacgggctgATTCAGGTCTGGCCTTATGCAagtcgggctaggtcgggcctaccgatgctgatcaggattgacacccctacttgtaACCATAGTGTGATGAAGTCCATCTCCTTCTTCGACGCCTCAATGTCCAGTCCATTTGTCCCAAGTCGTATGATCTGGTCATTGCACCACCACGGTGAATTATTCAGAATGCGGTTTCTAGCTAACTTAGAATCGAAATTGACATAAAATGATCCAACGTTGGTACAGGATGCTAACACTAGAGCCTACGGCTCCCATATAGAGACCACAACATCTCTCATTCTTTGGGTGGAAGATAAGGGCCAATAACCATGCCAAACAGAGATGAGTTAGATGGTTTCCATAAGACAGGTATAGGATCTTCAAAGACATCAACTGTCGGCGACTTCCAGGTAGCTACCGACGGTACCAAAGGAGGACATGGTGGTGAAGTCGGTGAAGCAGCCATGTTGGATGGGGGGGTGAAACCAGTCGAAGATCCTAGAGATTGGAGAGAATGTTGGGCTAACTGAAAGGAAGATAAGCTACGGCTTTGAGATGGAGAAGACTGAGGTGAGTGAGCATCACGACAGTGCAACATTATCATAACAGTGGTTTAGGAAATGTTATAAGGGTGGGGTGCAGTGAATAATTATAAAAGCCCAAAGAGGATGATTAGACCAGCTGAAATGTTAATGAGTAAAGAGATTGGTAGGGGCATTTAACCCGTTGGCTTATGTTAGGGACACTTATTCCCAAGATGAAGATGaaataataaggaaaaacaTAATTGGTGATTAGATGGACAGATGTCAACTAGATACACAATGAAGGAGTAGATATCGTCAAAACAGTACCAACGCGTTTCATTATTAGAGCTTGAATTATGGTTAATACTTTTTCTAAGAGTTACTTTTGATATGCTGATAATATTAGGGAGAGGGACTTTATAATTTATTCTTCCCAATGCGGACAGTTATCTCTAATATTTTAATCGCTGATATAGTCTTTGGAGGTAGAAGGGAAATCATGTgactaattttttcttttattctagaaaaaaaaaaccttacttTAGATAAAATGTGCATATCAACAGTTAGAGTTCAGCACTTTGTATGCCCAAGTTTTCAAAAGGCTAATATATGGAGAATCAATGACAAGACAttggatttataaaaaaaaaaggttgtccATTGTCAATCGCCAACCAAAAGTAGGCCAAGGCCACTTTAAAAAATTATCTACAGAGATGAGGCTGTTAAGTTCAAGTAAGTCTATTAAAATTCTGTCAAAAACactttctttgatttggaattcctGGAGCTCGATCAGAAGTCCTGTTGCCATGGCATAAGTTCCCTCTCTTGTCATGATAAAATCAACAAGAGAGAGTAAGCAACAGGTATGAGAGAAAAGTGATAGTGCCCATCCAGAAATGTTTAAAGACATATTGGTAATAGATGTTATAAAAATAGTATGATCAGGATATATTGTTGGGGTAGGACGTGGAAAAAGTGGGGAAACTGATGGCTGTTGCACAGGCTGATTGTTAGAAAGGTGCTGAAATTTTGCTATCCAATGGTGCACTTATTGGATAACAGTGCAAGGTGAAAGGGAGGCGATCGCTAAAGTGACCCTGTTTCTCTGCATCCATAAGAACTAAAATATGGTAAttagtaaaacaaaaaaaataggtTAATTCAGACAGAGTCAAAATGGCTGGAATTATAAAGATACATAATTAATCGAGCAACAGAGGTAAAGGGAAGGCTAGATGGTTGAAAACCAACTGGATCAGAAGCCTATTTTCTTTGAGCAACCTCACAAGagaaaaacacatgaaagaGATTTTCCTACCCTTTGTGACATAGACTACAGGTGGAGTCTATATTCAGCCATTTGTGCAGGTATTTTTTGGTGGGTAGTCCATCCAGAATCAATCGCCAAAAGAACAACTtaaattttggtggaattctAAGTTTCCAAAGATATCACCAATAGTGTGAGCAGGGCAAAGAGCATGAACACCTGTAGGAGCATCCATTAGTGTTAGTACCA
Encoded proteins:
- the LOC122065070 gene encoding S-protein homolog 29-like, yielding MGGFTSVIPVLIILAVFMEYSSFSVSGCFTTTHKHVRVKNMLAPGKRLHLSCQSKNDDFGEKALYYNQEFTWDFCDTIFTDTLYYCDFWYNRNGVFVATHADVYFAARDTCRNCMAIVKFDGVHVVDKLKPSDDKVVAHWPK